In Chitinophagales bacterium, one DNA window encodes the following:
- a CDS encoding T9SS type A sorting domain-containing protein: MATLILLITGSISMAQQQANNNLQPKSLAPDNFYSIQENFYSQFGKPDPAQLQSENEAEDSQDKSFYNQFKRWEYLMEARTFPSGNLPDPSIAMKEYDSYKAAHPESFGTRSANWTPVGAAVVPGNGGGVGRINVIRFDPNNSNTMYIGAAGGGVWKSVDGGASWSDITSSIPVTSIADIAVDPGNSNIIYIATGDGYGYEATWQSDNDFWGGVYSSGVLKSTDGGQTWSTTGLSYTQNIKEIVQRLVISPSNSSLLLAATRSGIYRTSDAGVSWTLVNANHCYDIEFNTADPNTIYAGGNQDLLKSVNGGQTWTVMKDNLCGTGRISIETSAANSQVIYALCESGTLSKSTDGGATWTTKASPSGAASFYGYYDLILECSDANADVLLAGGLYVAKSTNGGTSWQTISSWSPYTASNYVHADNHELEFLPGSTQTIFSGNDGGIFKSTNQGTSWTDLSAGLRIAQIYRLSTSATDPSIVYSGWQDNGSNRWNGTSYTQVYGADGMEALVDYTNANIVFIETQYGSIYKSTNGGASFSYVAPSSGAWLTQYIMDPVDHNKMYAGYSSLYRSTNNGSSWSVFGSNIYGGNTCTAIAVAPSNTNYIYTSSLGLMKKTTNGASPFSDITAGLPVASAGINYIAVSNTDPNNLWVVFSGYSAGNKVFHSANGGSTWSNVSGTLPNIPVNTIVYENGSPNRVYIGTDIGVYYRDDNTSDWVFYNDGLPNVMVHELEINYTSDKLVAATYGRGIYEADLAGSSPTLTIATTPFTSSSFCPGQNISVAYTTSGAFTSGNVFTAQLSDANGIFNAPTNIGSLNATTSGNISAVIPATATGSAYRIRVVGSNPATTGTDNGSDLAITCPAPTSLSASNITSSSASLNWLPPSCASKFQLLYKVSTASAWTKVLVTGSTYPLSGLSASTKYKWKIRTQCVATAPKVFSSYSPVATFTTAALKSGGDAITAADGLEVFPNPLNHSATIQLQLEQSSRIELNLLDVHGKVVRKLYEGMADAGTLQIDLQRDQLASGIYLLQLMSDEGIVTRKLVIE, encoded by the coding sequence CCTTCCATTGCAATGAAAGAGTATGACAGTTACAAAGCCGCACATCCTGAATCATTCGGTACACGGTCGGCCAACTGGACACCAGTCGGTGCTGCCGTAGTTCCCGGAAATGGCGGCGGTGTGGGTAGGATCAATGTTATAAGGTTTGATCCAAACAATTCAAACACCATGTACATCGGTGCTGCAGGCGGCGGTGTCTGGAAATCAGTTGACGGTGGCGCCAGTTGGAGTGATATTACTTCTTCCATTCCCGTAACCAGTATTGCCGACATTGCCGTAGACCCGGGCAATTCAAATATTATATACATTGCAACAGGTGATGGGTATGGCTATGAAGCAACCTGGCAATCAGACAACGATTTCTGGGGCGGTGTGTATTCTTCAGGTGTGCTGAAATCCACTGATGGTGGACAGACCTGGTCAACTACCGGATTATCCTATACACAAAATATTAAAGAGATAGTGCAGCGGCTGGTGATCAGCCCTTCCAATTCTTCGCTGTTGCTGGCAGCTACCAGATCAGGTATCTATCGTACCAGCGATGCCGGTGTGAGCTGGACATTGGTAAATGCGAACCATTGCTACGACATTGAATTTAATACGGCTGACCCGAATACAATTTATGCAGGCGGCAACCAGGATCTGCTGAAATCAGTCAATGGCGGACAAACCTGGACCGTGATGAAAGATAATTTATGCGGAACAGGCAGAATTTCCATCGAAACAAGTGCTGCCAATTCACAGGTGATCTATGCGCTGTGTGAATCAGGCACACTTTCTAAAAGTACAGATGGCGGTGCAACATGGACTACAAAAGCTTCTCCAAGCGGAGCTGCGAGCTTCTATGGATACTATGATCTGATCCTGGAGTGTTCAGATGCTAATGCTGATGTCTTGCTGGCAGGTGGTTTATATGTTGCGAAGTCAACTAATGGCGGCACGTCCTGGCAAACCATTTCATCATGGTCACCTTATACTGCATCCAACTATGTGCATGCAGACAACCATGAGCTTGAATTTCTTCCCGGCAGCACACAAACCATTTTTTCGGGCAATGATGGCGGCATATTCAAATCCACTAACCAGGGCACTTCCTGGACTGATCTGAGTGCCGGTCTGCGCATAGCGCAGATCTACCGCCTTTCCACTTCGGCCACTGATCCATCGATCGTGTATTCAGGATGGCAGGATAACGGAAGCAACCGCTGGAACGGTACCAGTTATACGCAGGTGTATGGTGCAGATGGAATGGAAGCTTTGGTAGATTACACCAATGCAAACATTGTTTTTATTGAAACACAATATGGCAGCATTTATAAATCCACCAATGGCGGCGCTTCATTCTCCTATGTAGCGCCCAGCTCAGGTGCCTGGCTGACACAATACATCATGGATCCTGTAGATCATAATAAAATGTATGCCGGCTATTCATCATTATACAGATCAACCAACAATGGCAGCAGCTGGTCGGTTTTTGGAAGCAACATCTATGGCGGAAACACCTGCACAGCAATCGCCGTTGCGCCTTCCAACACCAATTACATTTATACCAGTTCGCTTGGCCTGATGAAGAAAACAACGAATGGTGCATCCCCGTTTTCCGATATCACCGCCGGTCTGCCTGTAGCCTCTGCAGGCATCAACTACATCGCCGTCAGTAATACGGATCCAAATAATCTGTGGGTGGTATTCAGCGGTTATTCTGCAGGCAACAAAGTATTTCATTCTGCCAACGGCGGAAGCACATGGAGCAATGTTTCCGGCACTTTGCCGAACATTCCCGTCAATACTATCGTGTATGAAAACGGAAGTCCCAACCGCGTTTACATCGGCACGGATATAGGTGTTTACTACCGTGATGATAATACATCCGACTGGGTATTTTACAATGACGGGCTTCCCAATGTGATGGTGCATGAACTGGAAATCAATTATACATCTGATAAACTGGTAGCAGCTACTTACGGAAGAGGAATTTATGAAGCAGATCTTGCAGGCAGCTCGCCCACACTAACCATTGCCACCACACCTTTTACATCATCTTCGTTTTGTCCGGGTCAAAACATCAGTGTTGCTTATACCACCAGCGGCGCTTTTACATCCGGCAATGTGTTTACGGCGCAGCTTTCTGATGCCAATGGCATTTTCAATGCACCCACCAATATCGGATCATTAAATGCAACAACGTCAGGTAACATCAGTGCGGTAATTCCTGCCACTGCAACGGGTTCCGCTTACAGAATAAGGGTGGTGGGGTCAAACCCTGCCACAACAGGTACTGATAACGGATCAGATCTGGCGATCACGTGTCCCGCGCCTACCAGCCTCTCGGCGAGCAACATCACCTCCAGCAGCGCTTCATTGAACTGGTTGCCTCCCTCCTGTGCTTCCAAATTTCAGCTGCTGTATAAGGTGAGCACTGCATCTGCCTGGACTAAAGTGCTGGTAACAGGCTCAACTTATCCGTTAAGCGGATTAAGTGCGAGTACAAAATACAAGTGGAAAATAAGGACACAGTGTGTAGCGACAGCTCCGAAGGTATTTTCATCTTATTCGCCGGTTGCAACATTCACAACGGCGGCGCTAAAATCAGGTGGCGATGCCATAACAGCTGCAGACGGGCTGGAAGTATTTCCTAATCCGCTGAACCACTCCGCTACGATTCAACTGCAATTAGAACAATCTTCCCGCATAGAGCTTAACCTGCTCGATGTACATGGAAAAGTGGTAAGGAAGTTATACGAGGGAATGGCAGATGCCGGCACGCTGCAGATCGATTTGCAGCGTGATCAGCTCGCGTCCGGAATTTACCTGTTGCAGCTGATGTCGGATGAAGGTATCGTGACCAGGAAACTAGTAATAGAATAA
- the eno gene encoding phosphopyruvate hydratase: MSVIIQINARQILDSRGNPTVEAEVVTESGIMGRAAVPSGASTGKHEAVELRDGDKKVYGGKGVFQAVKNINKIIAKELMGVSVFEQQMIDRIMLGADGTDNKSNLGANAMLAVSLAAANAAANELGMPLYRYVGGVNARTLPVPMMNILNGGAHADNKIDFQEFMIMPFGGSSFSEALRMGVEVFHQLKSVLKKKGYSTNVGDEGGFAPNIQSNEEAIETVLKAIEEAGYSPGKDIWIAMDAAVSELWDAKKKKYVFHKSDGKAFSSDEMVDYWKKWIKKYPIASLEDGLAEDDWAGWKNLTMAVGDKVQLVGDDLFVTNVKRLQQGIDEKIANSILVKVNQIGTLSETINAVDLAHRNAYTTVMSHRSGETEDTTIADLAVALNCGQIKTGSASRSDRIAKYNQLLRIEEQLGDDAYFPGKDFKFI, encoded by the coding sequence ATGTCAGTCATCATTCAGATCAATGCCAGGCAAATCCTTGATTCAAGGGGCAACCCCACCGTAGAAGCAGAAGTAGTGACCGAAAGCGGTATCATGGGAAGAGCAGCCGTTCCATCAGGTGCTTCTACCGGAAAACATGAGGCTGTGGAATTACGCGACGGCGACAAGAAAGTTTATGGTGGCAAGGGTGTTTTCCAGGCAGTGAAAAATATCAATAAGATAATTGCGAAAGAGCTGATGGGTGTGAGTGTTTTTGAGCAGCAGATGATTGACAGGATCATGCTGGGTGCAGATGGCACTGATAACAAATCCAACCTCGGAGCTAACGCCATGCTCGCTGTTTCACTGGCTGCTGCCAACGCGGCTGCCAATGAATTAGGCATGCCGCTTTACAGATATGTAGGCGGCGTTAATGCCCGCACGCTTCCTGTTCCCATGATGAACATTCTGAATGGCGGTGCTCATGCAGATAATAAAATTGATTTCCAGGAATTCATGATCATGCCTTTCGGCGGGAGCAGCTTCAGCGAAGCATTGCGTATGGGTGTGGAAGTATTTCACCAGTTGAAGAGTGTTTTGAAGAAGAAAGGATATTCCACCAATGTTGGTGATGAAGGCGGCTTTGCTCCCAATATTCAATCGAATGAAGAAGCCATTGAAACCGTCCTGAAAGCCATTGAAGAAGCAGGTTACAGCCCGGGGAAAGATATCTGGATTGCCATGGATGCTGCCGTATCAGAGCTCTGGGATGCAAAAAAGAAAAAGTATGTGTTTCATAAATCCGATGGCAAAGCATTCAGCTCTGATGAGATGGTTGACTATTGGAAAAAATGGATTAAAAAATATCCTATCGCTTCACTTGAAGACGGATTGGCGGAAGATGACTGGGCAGGCTGGAAAAACCTGACGATGGCTGTTGGTGACAAAGTTCAGCTCGTAGGTGATGACCTGTTCGTAACCAATGTAAAACGGCTTCAGCAGGGAATTGATGAGAAAATAGCCAATTCCATTTTGGTTAAAGTAAATCAGATCGGAACACTTTCAGAAACCATCAATGCGGTAGACCTCGCGCACCGTAATGCCTATACCACTGTGATGAGTCACCGCTCCGGCGAAACAGAAGATACTACCATTGCAGACCTTGCCGTTGCATTGAATTGCGGTCAGATAAAAACCGGCTCTGCGTCCCGTTCAGACCGTATTGCCAAATACAATCAGTTGTTGCGCATTGAAGAACAATTGGGAGATGACGCTTACTTCCCGGGAAAAGATTTTAAATTCATATAA
- a CDS encoding Omp28-related outer membrane protein, with amino-acid sequence MKNFFAIVVAIAFTAVSCTKEYTNPTPVVVDNTNNNTGGTGGTGGTGGTGGGTGGGTGISAVPSTFSQKALVEEFTGTWCGYCPDGALILDDLILHNPGKVIGASVHEGDPMENTVFATLDGNLGGVTGFPSGLVNRQPFSGQLMMDRNYWEGAANMILTGAPACGLAITSFVQSGNLNVTVHCGFNTTLSGDYRVTIYLTESAVTGYPQANYYDDGSLDPNSPLVGQGDPIIGWEHNNVVRTALTDNLGDVIPAAKMVPAGEYVITKSASITGYNVNNLKIVAFINLVGTDPMSHKILNVQEAKPFQVKNWD; translated from the coding sequence ATGAAAAATTTCTTCGCAATTGTTGTTGCCATTGCTTTCACTGCAGTTTCCTGCACGAAAGAATATACGAATCCAACGCCTGTTGTTGTTGATAATACCAATAATAACACCGGTGGTACGGGTGGAACAGGCGGTACGGGCGGTACCGGCGGTGGTACGGGTGGAGGCACAGGCATCTCTGCTGTTCCTTCTACCTTTTCACAAAAAGCTTTGGTGGAAGAATTCACCGGCACGTGGTGCGGCTATTGCCCTGATGGTGCTTTAATTCTCGATGACCTGATTCTTCACAATCCAGGTAAAGTCATCGGAGCTTCTGTTCACGAAGGTGATCCGATGGAAAATACTGTATTCGCAACGCTTGATGGTAACTTAGGAGGGGTAACCGGTTTCCCCAGCGGCCTGGTGAATCGTCAGCCTTTTAGCGGACAACTGATGATGGACCGAAATTATTGGGAAGGTGCAGCCAATATGATTCTTACTGGTGCTCCGGCCTGCGGGTTGGCCATCACTTCCTTTGTACAGTCGGGCAATCTTAATGTAACAGTTCATTGTGGTTTTAATACAACCTTATCCGGTGACTATCGCGTTACCATCTACCTCACAGAAAGTGCCGTGACAGGATATCCGCAGGCTAATTATTATGATGATGGTTCCTTAGATCCAAATTCACCACTGGTAGGACAAGGTGATCCGATTATTGGGTGGGAACATAACAATGTGGTTCGTACAGCTTTAACAGACAACCTCGGTGATGTTATTCCAGCAGCCAAAATGGTTCCAGCCGGAGAATATGTTATAACTAAAAGTGCAAGCATTACAGGATATAATGTAAACAACCTGAAAATTGTGGCATTCATTAACCTCGTTGGTACAGATCCTATGTCGCACAAAATCCTGAATGTACAGGAAGCAAAACCATTCCAGGTTAAGAACTGGGATTAA
- the acs gene encoding acetate--CoA ligase, with translation MLPRITSYHEYKNAYDQSLSDPDGFWTSVAECFHWKEKWNKVHSGGFENVDYKWFEGGRLNLSENCLDVHLASDGDKVAILWEPNHPDAKARAITYRELHASVCRFANVLRQLGIEKGDVVCLYLPMIPELTIAMLACARVGAVHSIVFGGFSSASLSGRILDAACKLLVTADGFYRGDKPVYLKQMADDALKDTPSVKNVIVCKHADFDITVINGRDLFWDQLMQQASGHHTAEVMEAEDPLFILYTSGSTGKPKGVVHTTAGYMVYVGFTFLNIFQYENNDVFWCTADIGWITGHSYVVYGPLLNGATTVMYEGIPAFPDWSRWWQIIDKYGVNIFYTAPTAIRSFEAQGTDHLRAANLSSLRILGSVGEPINEEAWEWYHKNIGRERCPIVDTWWQTETGGILISPIAGITPSKPSFATLPFPGIEPVIVDANGSLLHDAVAEGNLCIRRSWPAQARTVYKDHERFRQTYFTAYPGMYFTGDGCRRDANGLYRITGRVDDVIKVSGHRIGTAEVENAINEHPEVVESAVVPVPHDIKGEAIVAFVICRKMQTGEQSLMKEIVQTVSNIVGPIAKPEKVYIVSGLPKTRSGKIMRRILRKIAEGFPEQAGDISTLLNPEVVEEIKYKVRQVSP, from the coding sequence ATGCTTCCCCGTATCACCTCTTATCACGAATACAAAAATGCTTACGACCAAAGCCTGAGCGACCCGGATGGTTTCTGGACTTCAGTGGCTGAATGTTTTCACTGGAAAGAAAAATGGAACAAAGTTCACTCGGGCGGATTTGAAAACGTGGATTACAAATGGTTTGAAGGAGGCAGACTGAACCTGTCTGAAAACTGTTTGGATGTGCACCTTGCATCTGATGGTGATAAAGTCGCTATACTTTGGGAACCCAATCATCCCGATGCGAAGGCAAGGGCTATCACCTATCGTGAACTCCATGCATCGGTTTGCCGGTTTGCCAACGTGCTGCGGCAACTGGGTATTGAGAAAGGCGATGTGGTATGCCTCTATCTTCCCATGATTCCTGAATTAACTATTGCCATGCTTGCCTGTGCAAGAGTTGGGGCTGTTCATTCCATCGTTTTTGGTGGTTTTTCGTCTGCATCATTGTCAGGAAGAATACTGGATGCTGCCTGCAAATTGCTGGTCACGGCAGATGGCTTTTACCGTGGAGATAAACCGGTTTACCTGAAACAAATGGCTGACGATGCATTAAAGGATACACCATCTGTCAAAAATGTAATCGTCTGTAAGCATGCTGATTTTGACATAACCGTGATCAATGGCCGTGATCTGTTTTGGGATCAGCTTATGCAGCAGGCAAGTGGTCATCACACTGCAGAAGTGATGGAAGCGGAAGATCCGTTATTCATATTATATACATCCGGCTCCACCGGTAAACCCAAAGGAGTTGTGCATACCACTGCAGGCTACATGGTATACGTCGGCTTCACATTTCTCAATATTTTTCAATACGAAAACAATGACGTCTTCTGGTGTACAGCCGACATCGGCTGGATTACGGGACACAGTTACGTTGTTTATGGTCCTTTGCTGAATGGCGCCACCACGGTTATGTATGAAGGCATTCCCGCTTTTCCTGATTGGAGCAGGTGGTGGCAGATCATTGACAAGTATGGCGTGAATATATTTTATACAGCTCCCACAGCCATCCGGTCATTTGAAGCACAGGGCACTGATCATCTCCGTGCAGCAAACCTCAGCTCATTAAGAATATTAGGCTCCGTTGGCGAACCCATCAATGAAGAAGCATGGGAATGGTATCATAAAAATATAGGTCGCGAACGGTGCCCTATAGTAGATACATGGTGGCAGACGGAAACCGGCGGGATCCTGATTTCTCCGATTGCCGGCATCACGCCATCCAAACCATCCTTTGCAACGTTGCCGTTCCCCGGTATAGAACCTGTAATTGTTGATGCCAATGGCAGCCTGCTGCATGATGCGGTTGCAGAAGGTAATCTATGCATCCGCCGCTCATGGCCTGCTCAGGCACGCACTGTTTACAAAGATCATGAACGGTTCAGGCAAACTTATTTTACCGCGTATCCCGGAATGTATTTTACCGGTGATGGCTGCCGCAGAGATGCCAACGGCCTATACCGTATCACCGGCCGTGTGGATGATGTGATCAAAGTCAGCGGGCATCGTATTGGCACGGCCGAAGTGGAGAATGCCATCAATGAGCATCCGGAAGTAGTAGAGAGCGCAGTCGTACCTGTTCCGCATGACATAAAAGGTGAAGCAATTGTTGCCTTCGTTATCTGCCGTAAAATGCAGACTGGAGAGCAAAGCCTGATGAAAGAGATCGTGCAGACTGTCTCCAATATCGTCGGGCCGATTGCCAAACCGGAGAAGGTCTATATAGTATCCGGCCTGCCTAAAACCCGCAGTGGAAAAATAATGCGGCGCATACTCCGGAAAATCGCGGAAGGATTTCCGGAACAGGCGGGTGATATTTCCACCCTGCTGAACCCGGAAGTGGTGGAGGAGATAAAGTATAAAGTAAGGCAGGTTAGTCCATAA